In Paraburkholderia aromaticivorans, a single window of DNA contains:
- a CDS encoding amidohydrolase family protein codes for MIIDCHGHVSAPAELWVYKANLLSHLGAHGRRMSEVSDEQIVQAMNRREMGPCGHVEALDRVGTDMQMLSPRPFQMMHSAKPAKLVHWFTEETNNIIARTVALIPGRFVPVAGLPQAAGEPIVHALPELERCVKMGFRGVLFNPDPYENTGTEAPPLGDRYWYPLYEKLCELDIPMHVHATGSHSDRSPYTLHFVNEESIAVYGLVHSNVFKDFPSLKVICSHGGGSIPYQIGRFQSGAGRRGVDFLDGMRNLYYDTVLYSEEALRLLIKTVGADRCLFGSECPGVGSTVDKTTGRALDDIRPTIAGFDWLSQSDKKLIFEDNARKVFGLAC; via the coding sequence ATGATCATCGATTGCCACGGCCACGTCAGCGCTCCCGCCGAACTCTGGGTCTACAAAGCCAATCTGCTTTCGCATCTGGGCGCGCACGGACGCCGTATGTCCGAAGTCAGCGACGAGCAGATCGTCCAGGCGATGAACCGCCGGGAAATGGGCCCGTGCGGCCATGTGGAAGCGCTCGACCGGGTCGGCACAGACATGCAGATGCTCTCGCCCCGCCCTTTCCAGATGATGCACAGTGCCAAGCCGGCCAAGCTCGTGCACTGGTTCACGGAAGAGACTAACAACATCATCGCGCGGACCGTTGCACTGATTCCCGGCAGATTCGTGCCGGTGGCCGGATTGCCGCAGGCGGCAGGCGAGCCGATTGTTCACGCGCTGCCGGAGCTCGAGCGCTGCGTAAAGATGGGCTTTCGCGGCGTGCTCTTCAACCCTGATCCGTACGAGAATACCGGCACCGAAGCGCCGCCGCTTGGTGATCGTTATTGGTATCCGCTTTACGAAAAGCTCTGCGAGCTCGACATTCCAATGCATGTTCACGCCACGGGCTCGCATTCGGACCGCTCCCCCTATACCCTGCACTTCGTCAATGAAGAATCGATCGCCGTCTACGGACTCGTGCATTCGAACGTCTTCAAGGACTTCCCGTCACTGAAAGTCATCTGCTCGCATGGCGGCGGCTCGATTCCGTATCAGATCGGGCGCTTCCAGTCGGGCGCGGGTCGTCGCGGCGTCGATTTCCTCGATGGGATGCGCAATCTCTACTACGACACGGTGCTCTATTCCGAAGAGGCGCTGCGCCTGCTCATTAAGACCGTGGGCGCTGACCGTTGTCTTTTCGGCTCGGAGTGTCCTGGCGTCGGCTCTACGGTCGACAAAACCACCGGGCGCGCACTCGATGACATCCGTCCGACTATCGCAGGGTTTGACTGGCTCAGCCAGAGCGACAAGAAACTCATCTTTGAGGACAACGCACGTAAGGTATTCGGCCTCGCGTGCTGA